In Methanobrevibacter sp., a single window of DNA contains:
- a CDS encoding site-specific DNA-methyltransferase, which produces MTRKTQTSSFGSVLRESHSSKKFYNSKLFEDFKIPKKIEYKESKIPDCDLNKLYCKSSENMDEIPDSSIHLMITSPPYNVGKEYDEDLALDEYLDLLTAVFRESYNKLVTGGRACINIANIGRKPYVPLHAMVIEIMLGLGFLMRGEIIWDKSASAGGSCAWGSWMSASNPVLRDYHEYILVFSKESYSKNKTQDKRDTITRDDFIHWTQSIWTFPAVNAKRIGHPAPFPVELPHRLINLYSYEGDVVLDPFCGSGTTCIASLQNNRKYIGYDIDEDYIKLAQNRIINHKFI; this is translated from the coding sequence GTGACAAGAAAAACTCAAACTTCTTCATTCGGTTCAGTTTTAAGGGAATCCCATAGCTCAAAAAAGTTTTACAACTCAAAATTATTTGAGGATTTCAAGATTCCTAAAAAAATTGAATATAAGGAGTCAAAAATACCTGATTGTGATTTGAATAAGTTATATTGCAAATCCAGTGAAAACATGGATGAGATTCCGGACAGCAGTATTCATTTGATGATTACTTCTCCACCTTATAATGTTGGAAAGGAATATGATGAGGATTTGGCGCTGGATGAGTATCTTGATTTGCTGACTGCCGTTTTCCGCGAGTCCTACAATAAGTTAGTAACCGGCGGCAGGGCTTGCATCAACATAGCAAATATTGGCAGAAAGCCATATGTTCCTCTCCATGCAATGGTGATTGAAATAATGCTTGGTTTAGGATTTCTAATGCGGGGCGAGATTATTTGGGATAAATCCGCCAGTGCTGGAGGGTCATGTGCATGGGGAAGCTGGATGTCCGCTTCCAATCCTGTGCTTAGGGATTATCATGAATACATTCTGGTCTTTTCAAAGGAATCATATTCCAAAAATAAAACGCAGGATAAAAGGGATACAATAACTCGTGATGACTTCATTCATTGGACTCAAAGCATCTGGACATTTCCGGCTGTGAATGCAAAGCGAATCGGCCATCCCGCCCCATTTCCTGTTGAGCTTCCTCATAGGTTGATTAACCTTTACAGTTATGAGGGCGATGTTGTGCTTGATCCGTTTTGCGGAAGCGGAACAACTTGCATCGCTTCGCTTCAAAATAACAGAAAATATATTGGTTATGACATTGATGAGGATTATATCAAATTGGCTCAAAATAGGATAATTAATCATAAATTTATTTAA
- the tpiA gene encoding triose-phosphate isomerase produces MDTPIVILNYKTYLESSGMKALELAHDLESAANESGITMVAAPQAADIYRISEEASLPIYAQHIDPISPGGHTGSSLINTLIEAGVSGSLINHSENRMKLADIDEVVKLCRGNDIESCVCTNNIDTSKAVAALAPDAVAVEPPELIGTGIPVSQAQPEVVEDTVKEVKAINKDIKVLCGAGITTGDDMKAAMDLGADGVLLASGIIKAESPKDALLDLVSKL; encoded by the coding sequence ATGGATACACCAATAGTGATATTGAATTATAAGACATATTTGGAATCAAGTGGTATGAAAGCTTTAGAACTTGCACATGACTTGGAAAGTGCTGCTAATGAATCTGGAATCACTATGGTTGCAGCTCCTCAAGCGGCAGACATTTATAGAATAAGCGAAGAAGCTTCCCTTCCGATATATGCCCAGCATATTGATCCAATCTCTCCCGGAGGACACACTGGTTCTAGTTTAATCAATACCTTAATTGAAGCGGGTGTAAGCGGTTCACTAATCAACCATTCAGAAAATAGGATGAAATTGGCCGATATCGATGAGGTTGTAAAATTGTGCAGGGGCAACGACATAGAATCATGTGTATGCACTAACAATATTGATACTTCAAAAGCTGTTGCGGCGCTGGCTCCTGATGCTGTAGCGGTCGAACCTCCTGAATTGATAGGTACAGGAATTCCAGTATCTCAAGCACAACCTGAAGTTGTTGAAGATACTGTTAAGGAAGTAAAAGCTATCAATAAGGATATTAAAGTATTGTGTGGTGCTGGAATCACTACTGGTGATGATATGAAAGCCGCAATGGATTTGGGTGCTGATGGAGTGTTGCTCGCATCAGGAATCATCAAGGCTGAAAGTCCAAAAGACGCTTTACTGGATTTAGTAAGTAAATTATAA
- a CDS encoding phosphoglycerate kinase, with amino-acid sequence MVEFNTIDDFDLEDKTVLVRVDINAPVDPGSGIILDDTRLKLHARTIKELSQKGAKVVILAHQSRPGKKDFTTLSQHADALSDILNLRVNYIDSLFSASVKEAIHNLKPHEILLLENARFFSEETLSRSPEEQSKTLLVRHLSPLIDYFVNDAFAAAHRSQASLVGFTVDTPSAAGRVMEEELTVIQDALDNVEHPCVFLLGGMKPDDSIDVMENVLSNGTADSILTTGIVGNIVLWAAGVDIGQVNRDFIASRGYEGMVEKAKDLIERFGDKVKYPIDVACEIDGKRVDIDNSEIPNEAIFDIGIKTIAFYAKEIRDAKYIFANGPAGVFEDPKFAMGTEDLINAMASSNGFSLIGGGHIAAATAGLGLEDQMSHLSSGGGACISMLAGKKLAAVEALKNSKK; translated from the coding sequence ATGGTAGAATTTAACACGATTGACGATTTTGATTTGGAAGATAAAACTGTGCTTGTAAGGGTTGATATAAATGCTCCAGTTGATCCGGGTTCCGGAATCATTTTGGATGATACCAGATTGAAGTTGCATGCAAGGACTATTAAGGAATTGTCTCAAAAGGGGGCCAAGGTAGTAATTCTTGCACATCAAAGCCGTCCTGGAAAGAAAGATTTCACAACTTTATCTCAGCATGCTGATGCGCTCTCAGACATTTTAAATTTAAGGGTGAACTATATAGATTCACTATTCTCAGCTTCTGTTAAGGAAGCTATCCATAATCTCAAACCTCATGAAATTTTATTACTTGAAAATGCGCGCTTTTTCTCTGAAGAGACCCTTTCAAGAAGTCCTGAAGAGCAATCAAAAACATTGCTTGTAAGGCATTTGTCTCCTTTGATTGATTATTTTGTAAATGATGCATTTGCGGCAGCTCACAGGTCTCAAGCGTCATTGGTTGGTTTTACAGTAGACACTCCTTCCGCTGCAGGCCGTGTGATGGAAGAGGAATTAACTGTCATTCAGGATGCGCTCGATAATGTTGAGCATCCATGCGTGTTTTTACTCGGCGGAATGAAACCGGACGATTCAATTGATGTCATGGAGAATGTGTTAAGCAATGGCACTGCAGATTCCATCTTAACTACTGGTATTGTAGGAAATATTGTATTATGGGCTGCAGGAGTTGATATTGGCCAAGTCAATAGGGATTTCATAGCAAGCAGAGGATATGAAGGCATGGTTGAAAAAGCTAAGGACCTGATTGAAAGATTTGGAGATAAAGTTAAGTATCCTATTGATGTTGCCTGTGAAATCGATGGCAAAAGAGTTGACATTGACAATAGCGAAATCCCAAATGAAGCCATTTTTGACATAGGCATTAAGACCATTGCATTTTATGCAAAAGAAATCAGGGATGCCAAATACATATTCGCAAATGGTCCTGCGGGTGTATTTGAAGACCCTAAATTTGCAATGGGTACAGAGGATTTAATAAATGCCATGGCCAGCTCCAATGGATTCTCACTTATAGGTGGGGGACATATTGCAGCGGCCACTGCCGGACTTGGTTTGGAAGACCAGATGAGTCATTTAAGCAGTGGTGGAGGCGCTTGCATTAGCATGCTTGCCGGCAAAAAGTTGGCTGCTGTGGAAGCGCTTAAAAACAGTAAAAAATAA
- the thiE gene encoding thiamine phosphate synthase: protein MKNLDLSLYLVTDRSDDVEKFLKTIEEAIKGGVTVVQIREKTADTLDFYNLSLRVKEITAKYGIPLIINDRVDIALAIDADGVHVGQSDMPCDVTRKLIGEDKILGVSAATVKEAKKAQKDGADYIGSGAVFPTQTKSDAESVSKQELKEIVESVDIPVVAIGGITLENASQLMDIGIGGLSVVSAIMSSENPKKSSEELLKIFNG, encoded by the coding sequence ATGAAAAATCTAGACTTGTCCCTATATCTTGTGACTGACAGAAGCGACGATGTGGAAAAATTCCTGAAAACAATTGAAGAAGCCATAAAAGGAGGAGTGACTGTTGTTCAAATTAGAGAAAAGACTGCAGATACCCTTGACTTTTATAACTTATCATTGAGAGTTAAAGAAATTACTGCAAAATACGGAATTCCATTGATTATCAATGATAGGGTGGATATTGCACTGGCCATTGATGCTGATGGAGTTCATGTCGGGCAATCCGATATGCCATGTGACGTTACAAGAAAGCTTATTGGAGAAGATAAAATTTTAGGCGTTTCTGCAGCTACAGTAAAAGAAGCAAAAAAAGCTCAAAAGGATGGTGCAGATTATATTGGATCAGGAGCAGTATTTCCAACCCAAACAAAATCGGATGCCGAATCAGTCAGCAAACAAGAGCTAAAAGAAATTGTTGAATCCGTTGACATTCCAGTTGTAGCCATTGGAGGAATTACCCTTGAGAATGCATCACAACTAATGGATATCGGAATCGGAGGATTGTCTGTTGTAAGTGCAATAATGAGTTCTGAAAATCCTAAAAAATCATCCGAAGAGCTATTAAAAATATTTAATGGCTAA
- the thiM gene encoding hydroxyethylthiazole kinase codes for MIMTDTILDKIDETLKSIKEKNPLTHCITNSVTINDCANAVLAIGGSPFMAEDADELEEVVTIADALVINIGKLSAEQVNAMKISAETANRTNTPIVLDPVGVGVTELRNRTTLDLIENYDMAAIRGNISEIKAIAKLVGIIDENNTAKGVDVNLDDIITEENLAANGEIIKELSLKLNATILASGPIDILSDSKTTIAIDNGDDMMPLITGSGCMLSSIVGTCIGGSTPLEGSLVAILAMNLAGEKARAKVDEKDEGTGSFRAYLIDYLYKTNAESLVNESNIMIL; via the coding sequence ATAATCATGACAGACACTATTCTAGATAAGATTGACGAAACTTTAAAAAGCATTAAAGAGAAAAACCCATTAACCCATTGCATAACAAATTCCGTAACAATCAATGACTGTGCAAATGCAGTTCTGGCAATTGGCGGATCCCCATTCATGGCAGAAGATGCAGATGAACTGGAAGAAGTGGTGACCATAGCAGATGCATTAGTGATAAACATTGGAAAATTAAGTGCAGAACAGGTAAATGCCATGAAGATAAGTGCTGAAACTGCGAATAGAACAAACACTCCAATTGTATTGGACCCAGTAGGCGTCGGAGTAACCGAACTTAGAAACAGAACAACCCTAGATTTAATTGAAAACTATGATATGGCCGCAATTCGCGGAAACATTAGTGAAATCAAAGCAATAGCCAAATTAGTTGGAATAATTGATGAGAATAACACCGCAAAAGGAGTGGACGTTAACCTTGACGACATAATAACCGAAGAAAATCTAGCTGCAAATGGAGAAATCATTAAAGAACTCTCATTGAAATTAAATGCAACCATACTAGCCAGCGGCCCCATTGACATTTTAAGCGACAGTAAAACCACAATAGCAATAGACAACGGAGACGACATGATGCCATTAATCACAGGAAGCGGTTGCATGTTATCTTCAATTGTCGGAACCTGCATTGGAGGTTCAACACCATTGGAAGGCAGCCTTGTTGCAATTTTGGCAATGAATCTTGCTGGAGAAAAAGCAAGAGCAAAAGTTGATGAAAAAGATGAAGGAACCGGCTCATTCAGAGCATACTTAATCGATTACCTTTACAAGACTAATGCTGAAAGCTTAGTAAACGAATCAAATATTATGATACTATGA
- a CDS encoding DNA-directed RNA polymerase subunit H encodes MKIDIQDHMLVPKHEIMTEEEISEEFSDVDYDFKDLPKIRANDPVVEAIGAEPGNVLRITRESQTAGEFITYRIVEG; translated from the coding sequence TTGAAAATAGATATTCAAGACCATATGCTCGTACCAAAGCATGAAATCATGACTGAAGAAGAAATTTCTGAAGAATTTAGTGATGTTGACTATGATTTTAAAGACCTTCCAAAAATAAGGGCTAACGATCCTGTTGTGGAAGCGATAGGTGCTGAGCCGGGTAATGTTTTAAGAATCACTCGTGAAAGCCAAACAGCGGGAGAATTCATTACTTACAGAATTGTAGAAGGGTAA
- a CDS encoding DNA-directed RNA polymerase subunit B'', with product MTENNWKLVDAFFDKYDLVDHHIKSYNDFVNNRIQNIIDITEPITLDDGKYTLKTGKVRIEKPSNKEADGSSSEIDPTEARLRNLNYSADMYLEMALNEEGEDNPLEEVYIGELPVMLKSDICHLNGLSAEELIEKHEDPQDLGGYFIVNGSERAVVTMEEIAPNKIILERLGEVEERHAKAVVTSIKSGFRARITLEYKKPRKNGVFLRISFPYLPGEIPLVILLRALGLATDEEIITAISDDNNFQMMIADDIQVSLEALKLDQNEMDGMTLEERREYMQNAAIKYIGNRVAKNMPKDYRIKRATDVVNRYLLPHMGTEQERCYDKAIYLAEMTEMLLEVIEQKREPHDKDHYTNKRLRVSGDLMEDLFRVAFTNLTRDMSYQLERSLSRGKELSIKQAVRSDVLTENIKHAIATGNWVGGRAGVSQLLDRTSYMGTLSHLRRVVSPLTRSQPHFEARDLHPTQFGKICPNETPEGPNCGLVKNLALMCNISEGSDEQEIRDVIESMGVLID from the coding sequence ATGACAGAGAATAACTGGAAATTAGTTGATGCATTTTTTGATAAGTATGATTTGGTCGATCACCATATTAAGTCATACAACGATTTTGTAAACAATAGGATTCAGAATATTATTGATATCACTGAACCTATTACATTAGATGATGGAAAATACACTTTAAAAACTGGTAAAGTACGTATTGAAAAACCATCTAATAAGGAAGCAGATGGATCCAGTAGCGAAATAGATCCAACTGAAGCAAGACTTAGAAACTTAAATTATTCTGCAGACATGTACCTTGAAATGGCATTGAATGAAGAAGGAGAAGACAATCCTTTGGAAGAGGTGTATATCGGCGAGTTGCCGGTAATGCTCAAATCAGACATTTGCCATCTTAACGGTCTCAGCGCTGAAGAATTAATTGAAAAACATGAAGACCCTCAAGATTTAGGAGGTTACTTTATTGTAAACGGTTCTGAAAGGGCTGTAGTTACAATGGAGGAAATAGCTCCGAACAAAATTATTCTTGAACGCTTAGGCGAAGTTGAAGAAAGGCACGCTAAAGCTGTTGTCACTTCAATCAAAAGCGGTTTCAGAGCAAGAATTACTTTGGAATACAAAAAACCTCGTAAAAACGGAGTGTTCTTAAGAATTTCTTTCCCATATCTTCCAGGGGAAATTCCATTAGTTATATTATTAAGGGCACTTGGTCTGGCTACTGATGAAGAGATTATTACCGCAATTTCCGACGATAATAATTTCCAGATGATGATAGCGGATGATATCCAGGTTTCACTTGAAGCCTTGAAACTGGATCAGAACGAAATGGATGGAATGACTCTTGAAGAAAGAAGGGAGTACATGCAAAATGCCGCCATCAAATATATTGGTAACAGAGTGGCTAAGAACATGCCTAAGGATTATCGTATCAAACGTGCAACAGATGTTGTAAACCGTTATCTATTGCCTCATATGGGTACTGAACAGGAAAGATGTTACGATAAAGCTATTTATTTAGCAGAAATGACTGAAATGTTACTTGAAGTTATCGAACAGAAAAGAGAACCTCACGATAAGGACCACTACACCAATAAGAGACTCAGGGTTTCTGGTGATTTGATGGAAGATTTATTCAGAGTGGCTTTCACCAATTTAACTAGGGACATGAGTTATCAGCTTGAAAGAAGCCTTTCAAGAGGCAAGGAACTTTCAATTAAGCAAGCTGTTCGTAGTGATGTTTTAACTGAAAACATCAAGCACGCTATTGCTACAGGTAATTGGGTAGGTGGAAGAGCTGGTGTAAGTCAGCTTTTAGATAGGACCAGTTACATGGGAACTCTTTCTCACTTGAGACGTGTCGTATCTCCGTTAACAAGAAGTCAACCTCACTTTGAAGCAAGAGATTTGCACCCAACACAATTCGGTAAGATATGTCCGAACGAGACCCCGGAAGGGCCTAACTGTGGTTTGGTTAAGAACTTGGCTTTAATGTGTAATATTTCTGAAGGTTCTGATGAACAAGAAATTAGAGATGTTATTGAAAGTATGGGTGTATTAATAGATTAA
- the rpoB gene encoding DNA-directed RNA polymerase subunit B: MQKSKIYINGELLGSCEDPISFTQEMREKRRNGEISHEMNITYYEDNNEIYIFNDPGRARRPLIIVKEGLPLLKEEHLNKVANGKLKWDDLIDKGLIEYLDAEEEENSYIAMTLADLNDEHTHLEIDPATMLGICAGIIPFSDHNSSPRNTMEAGMTKQALGLYVSNYALRTDTRAHLLHHPQTPIVKTRIIDSTNYDLRPSGQNFVVALMSYEGYNMEDAMVINKGSLERGLARSSFFRAYDTSEKRYAGGQVDKFEVPDKNIKGYRSEEAYRNLDEDGVVNPESYVESGDVLIGKTSPPRFLEEDFGSVADRRRETSVTVRHGEKGIVDAVLLSETVEGSRLAKIRVRDTRQPEFGDKFASRHGQKGVVGLILSPEDIPFTEFGVVPDLIVNPHAIPSRMSIGQVLEMVAGKAGCLEGARVDATPFNQDLEDEIKQQLINHGFESAGCESLYSGVTGERIDAEIFVGVAYYQKLHHMTTDKVYARSRGPVQVLTRQPTEGRAREGGLRFGEMERDCLIAHGAALTLKERLLDESDKYEAIVCDNCGMLAVYDRNKNKKYCPICGDVETYPVEISYAFKLLLDELKSLCIFPKLVLGDKA; encoded by the coding sequence TTGCAGAAATCTAAAATTTATATAAATGGTGAACTTTTAGGGTCTTGTGAAGATCCGATATCATTTACCCAAGAAATGAGAGAGAAGAGAAGAAATGGTGAAATCTCTCATGAAATGAATATTACATATTATGAAGATAATAATGAAATTTACATATTCAATGACCCAGGTAGAGCTAGAAGGCCATTAATCATTGTTAAGGAAGGCCTCCCACTTTTAAAAGAGGAACATTTAAACAAAGTTGCAAACGGAAAGTTAAAATGGGACGATTTAATTGACAAAGGGCTTATCGAATACCTGGATGCTGAGGAAGAGGAAAACTCATACATTGCAATGACTTTAGCGGACTTGAATGATGAGCACACTCACTTGGAAATCGACCCTGCCACAATGCTTGGAATCTGTGCAGGAATCATTCCGTTTTCAGACCACAACTCCTCTCCAAGGAACACTATGGAAGCGGGTATGACAAAGCAGGCTTTAGGTTTATATGTTTCAAACTATGCATTACGTACCGATACCAGAGCTCACTTGTTACATCATCCTCAAACCCCTATCGTAAAAACACGTATCATCGATTCAACTAATTATGACTTAAGACCATCCGGCCAGAACTTCGTTGTGGCATTGATGTCTTATGAAGGATACAACATGGAAGACGCAATGGTTATCAACAAGGGTTCCCTTGAAAGGGGTCTTGCAAGGTCTTCTTTCTTCAGAGCTTACGACACTTCAGAGAAAAGATATGCCGGAGGTCAAGTGGACAAGTTTGAGGTTCCGGACAAGAACATCAAGGGATACAGGTCCGAAGAGGCATACAGGAACTTGGATGAGGACGGTGTAGTAAACCCTGAATCTTATGTGGAATCAGGTGACGTATTGATTGGAAAGACTTCACCTCCAAGATTCTTGGAAGAGGACTTCGGTTCTGTTGCAGACAGAAGAAGGGAAACCTCAGTCACTGTAAGACACGGTGAAAAAGGTATTGTCGATGCAGTTCTTTTATCTGAAACAGTTGAAGGTTCAAGATTAGCTAAAATAAGAGTAAGAGATACCAGGCAACCTGAATTTGGTGATAAATTCGCATCAAGACACGGTCAGAAAGGGGTTGTCGGTTTAATATTATCTCCTGAAGACATTCCATTTACAGAATTCGGTGTCGTTCCTGATTTAATAGTTAACCCTCACGCTATTCCATCCAGGATGTCCATTGGACAGGTGTTAGAGATGGTTGCGGGTAAGGCAGGCTGTCTTGAAGGTGCAAGAGTTGACGCAACTCCATTCAACCAAGACCTTGAAGATGAAATCAAACAGCAGTTAATCAATCATGGATTCGAATCTGCAGGATGCGAATCATTATACAGCGGAGTAACCGGTGAGAGAATTGATGCTGAAATCTTTGTAGGAGTGGCATATTATCAGAAATTACACCACATGACTACAGATAAGGTTTATGCTCGTTCCAGAGGTCCTGTGCAAGTGCTTACACGTCAACCTACTGAAGGTAGAGCACGTGAAGGTGGTTTAAGATTTGGAGAAATGGAAAGGGACTGCCTTATTGCACACGGTGCAGCTTTAACATTAAAGGAAAGACTTCTTGACGAGTCCGACAAATACGAAGCTATCGTATGTGATAACTGCGGTATGTTGGCTGTATATGACAGGAATAAAAACAAGAAATACTGTCCAATCTGTGGAGATGTGGAAACTTATCCTGTAGAAATATCATACGCATTTAAATTATTATTAGACGAACTTAAGAGTTTATGTATTTTCCCTAAATTAGTTTTAGGAGACAAAGCATAA
- a CDS encoding DNA-directed RNA polymerase subunit A' — protein sequence MTDHYIKKIEQINFGLMSPEDIRKMSVVTVEYPDTYGDDGFPIEKGLMDPRLGIIDPSLVCRTCGFKGGDCQGHFGSIELARPVIHVGFGDIIHKILRSTCNECGRILLSDDQIEFYEERIRESMGNKESINNILKDVYKSAKRELKTMPEDDEEVDLKYCCPHCGEPQEAIILDKPVTIRQGDYKLTPSEVRERLEKITDEDAYILGVNSEVARPEWLVLTVLPVPPVTVRPSITLDTGERSEDDLTHKLVDILRINQRLLENMEAGAPQLIVEDLWELLQYHVTTYFDNEASGVPPARHRSGRPLKTLTQRLKGKEGRFRSNLSGKRVNFSARTVISPDPNISINEVGVPEMIAKEVTVPVYVNEWNIDEMRTYIENGPDIHPGANYVRNGNTKRRVTDDTKEFILEQLEPGFIIDRHLKDGDMVLFNRQPSLHRMSMMAHEVRVLPYKTFRLNLCVCPPYNADFDGDEMNMHVFQTDESRAEAKSLMRVQEHILSPRFGGPIIGAIHDHISGAYLLTRDGVEFTEEEALQIIRKSHLPIPPFKSNHWVLKHDSEYNEDTYIFKEKGEKWTGKELFSLLLPNDMNLSYSAEISKCPAVFPVEDATVVIKNGILTQGVIDESAYGSFSGKILDKIVKEYGPGRAKEFLDRSTDLAICGIMKTGITTSLNDEEIPEEAQDRINEHLNKKMEEVDMLVQSYEEGYLQALPGRSLEETLEMKIMQVLGEARDMSGSIAENYLTMGKQSDDDPYDHVMAVENHSVVMARTGARASMLNLTQITACVGQQAVRGGRIERGYLNRTLPHFKKGELGAKAKGFVHSSYKSGLDPIEFFFHAMGGREGLVDTAIRTAQSGYMQRRLVNALQDLQVKSSGLVTDNQGNVIQTMFGEDGVDPAKSDFGKPADLNKLIDEIRIKTKADAK from the coding sequence ATGACAGATCATTATATTAAAAAAATTGAACAAATTAACTTTGGTTTAATGTCTCCTGAGGATATTCGTAAGATGTCTGTTGTCACTGTTGAATATCCTGATACTTATGGGGATGATGGTTTTCCTATTGAAAAAGGTTTAATGGACCCTCGTTTAGGTATTATTGATCCTAGTTTGGTATGTAGAACTTGCGGTTTTAAAGGTGGGGATTGTCAAGGTCACTTTGGTAGCATTGAACTTGCAAGACCTGTCATTCATGTAGGTTTTGGTGATATAATCCACAAAATCTTGCGTTCTACATGTAACGAATGTGGTCGTATTCTTTTAAGTGACGATCAGATTGAGTTTTATGAAGAAAGAATACGCGAATCAATGGGCAATAAGGAAAGCATTAACAATATCCTAAAAGATGTTTATAAATCTGCTAAAAGAGAGTTAAAAACCATGCCTGAAGACGACGAGGAAGTGGATTTGAAATACTGCTGCCCTCACTGTGGCGAGCCTCAGGAAGCCATTATTTTAGACAAGCCTGTCACTATCCGTCAAGGCGACTATAAGTTAACTCCCTCTGAAGTTCGTGAAAGACTTGAAAAGATTACTGATGAAGATGCCTACATTTTAGGTGTTAACTCTGAAGTTGCAAGGCCTGAATGGTTGGTCTTGACCGTACTTCCGGTTCCTCCTGTAACTGTAAGGCCATCAATCACTCTCGATACAGGTGAGAGGTCTGAGGATGACTTGACTCACAAGCTTGTAGATATCTTGAGAATCAATCAACGTTTGCTTGAGAATATGGAAGCTGGAGCTCCTCAATTGATTGTTGAAGACTTATGGGAGTTATTGCAATATCACGTTACTACTTACTTTGATAATGAAGCATCCGGTGTTCCTCCTGCAAGGCACAGGTCAGGAAGACCACTTAAAACCTTGACTCAAAGGTTGAAAGGTAAAGAAGGACGTTTCCGTTCCAACCTTTCCGGTAAACGTGTTAACTTCTCTGCACGTACAGTTATTTCACCGGACCCTAACATCAGTATCAATGAGGTCGGTGTACCTGAAATGATTGCTAAGGAAGTGACCGTGCCCGTATATGTAAATGAATGGAACATCGATGAGATGAGGACCTATATCGAGAACGGTCCTGATATTCACCCTGGTGCAAACTATGTAAGAAACGGCAATACAAAAAGAAGGGTTACTGATGATACCAAAGAGTTCATTTTAGAACAATTGGAACCTGGTTTCATCATCGACAGACATTTAAAAGATGGGGACATGGTTTTATTCAACAGACAACCTTCCTTGCACAGAATGAGTATGATGGCTCATGAGGTAAGGGTATTGCCTTACAAAACTTTCAGACTTAACTTATGTGTATGTCCTCCATACAATGCGGACTTTGATGGGGACGAAATGAACATGCACGTTTTCCAGACTGACGAATCACGTGCTGAAGCCAAATCATTAATGCGTGTTCAGGAACACATCTTATCTCCAAGGTTCGGTGGACCGATTATCGGTGCTATTCACGACCACATTTCAGGAGCATACCTATTGACAAGGGATGGCGTTGAATTCACGGAAGAGGAAGCCTTGCAAATCATCCGCAAATCTCACTTGCCTATTCCTCCGTTCAAATCCAACCATTGGGTTTTAAAACATGATTCTGAATACAATGAAGATACTTATATCTTCAAGGAAAAAGGAGAGAAATGGACTGGAAAAGAGTTATTCTCACTGTTACTGCCTAATGACATGAACTTGTCTTATAGTGCTGAAATTTCAAAATGTCCTGCAGTATTCCCTGTTGAAGACGCTACTGTTGTAATCAAGAACGGTATCTTGACTCAGGGTGTAATCGATGAATCCGCTTACGGTTCATTCTCAGGTAAGATTTTAGATAAGATCGTTAAGGAATACGGTCCTGGAAGAGCAAAAGAATTCCTAGACCGTTCCACTGACTTGGCTATCTGCGGAATCATGAAAACCGGAATTACAACTTCCTTAAATGATGAGGAAATTCCTGAAGAGGCTCAGGACCGTATTAATGAGCACTTGAACAAGAAGATGGAAGAAGTAGACATGCTTGTTCAATCTTATGAAGAAGGATATCTCCAAGCTTTGCCGGGTAGAAGTCTAGAAGAAACTTTGGAGATGAAGATCATGCAAGTTCTCGGGGAAGCTAGGGACATGTCCGGTAGCATTGCAGAAAACTACCTTACAATGGGTAAACAGTCCGATGATGATCCATATGACCATGTGATGGCTGTGGAAAACCACTCTGTAGTAATGGCACGTACTGGTGCAAGGGCATCCATGTTGAACCTTACTCAGATTACTGCTTGTGTAGGACAACAGGCGGTTAGGGGTGGACGTATCGAAAGGGGATACCTCAACAGAACCTTGCCTCACTTCAAGAAAGGTGAGTTAGGGGCAAAAGCGAAAGGATTTGTGCATTCAAGTTACAAATCCGGTCTTGACCCAATCGAGTTCTTCTTCCACGCAATGGGTGGAAGGGAAGGTCTTGTAGATACAGCGATTCGTACAGCTCAATCCGGTTACATGCAAAGAAGGCTTGTAAACGCACTTCAGGACTTGCAGGTTAAATCTTCAGGACTTGTTACCGATAATCAAGGTAATGTTATTCAAACCATGTTCGGTGAAGATGGAGTGGACCCTGCAAAATCTGACTTCGGTAAACCTGCAGATTTAAATAAACTCATTGATGAGATAAGAATTAAAACTAAAGCGGATGCTAAGTAG